Genomic DNA from Mycobacteroides chelonae CCUG 47445:
CCAGTCCTTCGCGACGTTCCGGATCCGCACCGAGAACGGCAATGACACCCAGACCATCTACGGCGAGCCCAAGGATCTGTGATGACTATCCGTACCCGTGGTGCCGCGCTGATGGCCGCGCTGGCTTTCGTTTCTGCAATCGTGATGGGTTCTGCTCCAAAGACTTTGGCGGATCCCATCCAGCCGCCGCCCCCGAAGCCGATTCCGTATCCGGTGGCCCAGCCCGATGATCTGCCGCGGATATCCCCGATCGGTGGGGCTCAGGTGAAGACGAACACGCCGTTGGGCCTCGGACCGGGAACCGGTCGCCCGTTGGCGGCGGGACGCGAACGCTCAAACGTCACGATCTCGCCATCGCCGACCGATGGCACCCACCTGCCGACGGCGATCGCCGGTAAGGATGTCGTACTGCACTTGCCGCAGGAGCGTGAGCTCACGCCGGCGCAGTGGGGAGACGGTGGCGCGGCGACTTTCACCTCGCGTGACACCGACTACCGGATTTCCCCGTTCGCCGGGGGTGGCGCCGATGTGAACATCATCCGGCGCACCATCTTCACGCCGGAGAACTTCACCTTTGGTCTGCGGGTTCCTGAGGGCACCCATGTGCGTCAGGGCAGCAATGTGGTGCTGGTCGAGTCCGACGCCGCGCCGGGACTGCCAGCCACGACTATTGCGACGTTGTCGGTGCCGGTGGCACGCGATGCCAAGGGCAATCCGGTGCAGGTGAACCCGGTGATCCACGGCGACTACATGTATCAGCAGTCCAACTTGGCGCTGGATCTTGGACCCGCGGATATCTTCGCTTTCCCGATCACGATCACGCTGTCCTACCGGGCGTCGTCGATCCCGGCCAGCGGTCAGCTGGCCACTGACTGGGAGGGGCTGCCTGAGGGTGGTGGCCCGCCAGAGGCGAAGAAGGCCGCGCAAATCATTGGTGCGCCAGGCGATTACGTGGTTGATCCAGGCGGTGCCTACCGGCCCGCCAGTGTTGATCCGGTCCTATATGCCCAGCGGCATGCCGATCGCTGCCTGTCCGGGCCCAACGAGTTCCGATCCGAGGACGGACGGACGGCCGACTTCTGGACTTCGTGCCAGCGGCAGGCCATGTGCCTGGATGTCACGCCGGCCCAAATGTCGGTGGACGTATGCAAGAACCAAGCGTTCGCCAACATGTCGGCGCAGTGCACCGCCACGTTTGGACAGACTGGGCCCGACTACGAGGCATGCCTGAATGTGGCCAACGGTCATGCGGCCTGGTCCAAGGAGAACTTGCTGGGCGGCTGGGTGTGTCAACCCACCGGGCCAGGTACCAATACCAGGTTCTTGCCCTCGAACAACAACCGTTACTGCAGTAGCTGATCGGTAGGGGAGAACTGCTATGACGCCAATGAAGTCGCATAAGGCACAAATTCCTGCAGGCCTCCGGCATGTCCTGGCCGTGGTGGCGATTATTGCTGTGGCAGTTGCGGGTTGGCAGCTAAACACGAACTCCCCAAATGGGATTGGCGTGATGGGTCTGCCCGGCGCGACCGCTGATCCGACCGGTCCTCCGGGGCCCACTGGTGATCCAGGCGGCATGAACGGCGGTCAGTTCCAGCCGCCAGGCCTACCTCCGCAGCAGCCGGGCTACCAGGGGGGTATCAACCAGCCACCGCTGGACCAGAACAACGGAATCTCGATCTACAACACGGGTGCTCAGGGGGCGCCCCAGCAAGCTGGGCAGCAAGGCGCTCAACAAAGCAACCCGGGTCAGCAGCCTCAGCGCGGAACTCAGATTCCTGACTATCAGACGGCGACTCCGTATACGCAGGGCCCCGGTAAGGCGAACCCGGACTATCAAGCACCGCAACAGAACACGCCACAACAAGGTTCGCAACAGCAGCCTCAACAACGCCAAGCCGATCAGCAGCAGAATCAGCAGTCTGATCAGCAGCAGAACCAGCAGGATCAGGACAAGCAGGATTCTGAACAGCGGCGCCAGCAGTGCGATGAAGTTGCACAGCACTACCAAATCGCAGAGACGGTGTGGAACACCGGAGCCAGCGGTGGCTCTTATGTTGGCGGGCAACTGGTGCCGGGCCGCGAAGGACCCGGTGAAGACGGCTGTAACTGCTCGAATACACGCAACAACCAGAAGCAGTCCAAGGACGAGGAATCCCAGAAGTGCAAGGGACAGCCCGTCAATGTGCCAGATGGCCAGGCCGCCTCAGCGATTGCATCGGGCCCTAACGATGCAAATACGGCCTTGCAATCACAGATGGCCGAACAGAAGAAATGGCTGGAGAACCGCCGCGACGAGATCAATGACAGCTTCTTGCGGCGCAACATCGGCAACCGAGGTGAGCTGTCCAACATCAATGACCGACTCAATGAGATCAAGTCGATTGAGAACGCATTAGCGCAGTCGCCGAATACCTATCTGGTGGATTTCAACGGCCCAGGCACCCCGACGACCGGGCGCGGGATGTGGGACACCAGTGAGCGGATCTTGGCGGCGATTTCGGTCGGCAATCCGGCGGTGGCAGATCATGTCTCGGTGACGGTGCCCGGCATCACCAGTTGGACGTCTTCGTCCTTCTCAAGCATGGTTCCAGAGGCCTACAACCTCGCTGTGGAAGGCGGCAAGCAGCTCCAATTGTCCGGTCACGGCGGTGAGACGCTGGCGTCGATTGCGTGGATCGGCTATGACGCGCCGGGCATCGATCTGGGGGCCGCCACCCCGAGTAAGGCCGCCAAGGGGGCCCAGAATCTGAAATTGTTCCTGTCGATGATGCAGGCGACTAATCCGAACCAGACAGTGGCTTTGTTCGGTCATTCGTATGGTTCGCTGCTGAGTTCATATGCGCTCAAGAACGGTGCATCGGAGTACGTCGACTATGCAGTGCTCTATGGCTCGCCGGGTCTAGCCGCGGGCACGCCCGGCGGGCTGGGGATGAGTCCTGATCGGGTGTTTGCGATGCTGGCCGAAAATGATCTGATCGGCGGTATCAACCCGTTGTGGTCCAGCCCCTATAAGGGGAATTTCAAGCAGCTGCTCGCTGATCAGGGAGGCTGTAGCCCGCTGGATAATCAGTTCCGCGAGCGCGCCTACGGTCATTCGGAATATCCGCGTAAAGGCTCGAACAATTTCCTGCGTGTGTCGGGATACAACTTGGCTACCGTGCTCATCAACCAGCCGGGGCTGGCGATACCGGCTGAACCAGGAATCATCACCAAGGAAATGAAGTGAGATTCCAAGTGCGAAAGTATCGCGATAACGTCCACGCAGGAGGATCTGTGCATGCCACATCCAGACGTTCACGTTGGAGTGCCGGGGCTGCGGCACTGTTGGCTGCAGTCGTGGCCATGAGCGGTTGCGGTACTGGCGATTCGGGTAAAGGACCAATGAGCGCGGAGCGCCTTCAAGAAGAAATCGCCAAGCTGGCTCCGAAAGGCTCCTCGGAGGAGGGTTACGCCGCTGCCGAAGCCGCTATCGCCCAGATGGCCGACCAGATCGCAGCCCTGGTGCCCGGCCTGACCTGGAAATGGCACGATGACGGGCTCCACTGGCTTAGCTGCCTCCAAGACACCCGATACGAGACGCCAGCCGAAGAATCAGTGCTGGCGGTCACCCGCAACACACGGTCTGCATTGTTCAGCGGCCCGATCCCTGAGGACGTGTGGCCAGCCGCCGTCAAGATCGTCGAGGACAAAGCGCGCGGTTTCGGAATCACACAGTGGGCAGGAAACACCGATGTGGCCCAAAACCACGACATCGTGATCCACGACAACGACTACAACCCGGACCCCAACAACCAATGGACGAACAGCTTCGAAATCGGTACCCGCGTCGTAGCGAGGCTGGCAGGGTCAGTGGGCTGTCGCCTGTGGCAGAAGACTCTGGACCGTTACCAGTCCGAACAGGGCAATCCTCCTGCCAGCGGCACCCGGTAAGGCCCAGAACGTGACTGACTCTATAAACAACGACACCGACGAAACGCCGCGGAGCGAACAACTCGATGACGACGCGACCACGGGCCCGGTCCAATCCGGCAGCCACCATCGGCAGACAAGCCGCCCACTGATTCGACGCTGGACGTTGTCTGCGAGTGCAGCCCTCCTAGTTGTGGCAGCCCTCGCCGTCGCCGACATGATTTGGTGGCGCCGTGCCGGGCACGGCCTTTGGTGGTTCCTGGTCGCTGCGCTAGCAGTGGCGGCGGCCTGGCTGCTCGCCACACGCACCTCGCGCACCGGGCGCCGAGCCCTGGCCGCTGGCATAGTCGCGATACTGGCCGCCGTCGCGGTCGGAGCCGACTATCTAGCCATCAGCCAAGGATGGCTAGCCCGCCAGTTCACCGACAAAGAAATAGCGACAGCATGGGAACAAGCATGGAAAGACCTCGACAAGGCCCCTCAGGCACCACCTGACTTCACAATCCTGCCGCGCCAGTACCCCGACCCCGCACAAAAGGCTTCCACAGCGAACACCGCTGCTCCGGTAGGTGCCTGCGCGCAACTCGGCGGCACCACGGCGCACTCAACGCTGTCGGTCGTGCCCTGCGACTCCGAGCGCAGCAATGTCAAAATCATCCAGCAAGTCAGACACCCTCGTGAATGCGTCCGCGATGCTGACCAAAGCTACTACCACAATGGCCCTGATGGGCAGTGGACCGCATGTCTCGACTACGCCTGGCAAACCAGCCGCTGCCTGGCAATCAGCCCCGGGAAGATCATCAACGTCGCATGTGACGACCCCGCTATACCCAACAAAGAAAAACCGGTACGAGTCTTCCGCAACGTCAACCACACCCACGACTGCGCCCAAGGCGGATTCGCCCACCCCGTTCGGCTCTACACTATTTGTACCGAAACCCAGCCTTAGCACACGCCGCAGCGTGGGTGTGGGCTGCTAAGGGCATATCGGCAACGATAACTGTGCGGCCCGCGAACCAGCGCTATTGCTCGCCGTTCCCGTATCGCACGGAAACTTACAGGCGTTGTACGCCAAGGGATCTGCCAAAACCCAACACTCTCCGCGACTGCAAACGTCACGGTCCCGCTGAAATCTCCCCGCTGCCGCCAGAGTCTGCGTCTGAGATACCAGGAGAGTCGGAGGATGAGTAGTATTTCGCCGCCACGCGACAGGAGATCTGTGCCGGTGCGAGTACACATATCTCGCGGTTCGAGTTGACCGTTTGTAGTCAATCCCTGCCTTAGGCTGAGCCAATGATTCGGGCACCTCGATGGACGCTGGCAGTGGCTTGCGCTATGACGATGCTGGCTTCGGGATGCACGGCCATCGTCGACGGTGACGCGATAGCCACTCCCGGTGAAGAGGGCAAGCGGCTTACCAACCCCAAGTGCAGCTCGGTGTCAGTACCGCTTCTGGAAGTGCCGTTGGACAACGACTCCGAGCCACGTGTTGAGGTTCCGCAGCCTGCGGGGTGGGAGCGGGTCAAGCGGTTCGAGAGTGGCGTGGTGCGGGTCTACTTGTCGGCCCCCGATCTCCAGGCCAAAGGGTTTGTTCCGAACGCCACGGTGGCGATGGCCGATCTGACCGGCAAGGTGTCGACTGAGGAGGCAGCCTTCGCCGCCGAGCAGCAGGGGCTGGAGATGTTCGGCATTACCGACCTGGTCGAAGCGACGGGCACTATCTGCGGGTATCCGTCGAAGACGTTGACCTACAACATGGGTCTGGGAAAGATCCCTGTCCACCGGGTCACCACCACGGTTGTGGCGGTGAAGAACGACCGCAAGATTTTTACGATCGGAGTGTCGGTACAGGCGTTGGATGACACCGTGGGTGATTTTGACAGCGCCCGTGAAACCATTCTCGCGGGGCTACAGGTCAGTCCGCCCGCTACATCCTGATATCGGTTGCCGGAGAGGCCCATTGGGAATCGATGATGGTGGTGCGCTCCGGTAACGATGGCCGGTACGTGTCATCTTCTGCCACACGGTCGGCAACGCTGGCGTGAATCCAGGCACCATTGGGGATGCGGCGGCGACGGAATATCAGCAGCGCCCAGAGCCAGTTGACTCGATGAATCTCGCCCATGGCGTAGGTGGGTTCAACCGAGCAATACCGTTGGTATTTTTCAGTATTGAGTAGCAAGCCGTGTTGGGCGGCGCCGTCGATCACCCATTTGAGTGCGATATCGGAAAGCCGGTCGTCGTCGGCATAGTCGCCGCCCACATCGGAATGTATGCCGGCGAACCACGCTTCATCGACGAGTCGTTGATCGCCCAGGTACTTGATGAGGTATTCGCGGTACGGTCGGCGTTTTTCGTCGATCGCCACCGCATGTCGACCAGCCAGCGCATTGGGAACACTTGGCGCATAAGGCCATTGCATACTGCGCTTGAAGATACCGGGGGCGCTGACCGTGTCCCAGAGCCCGAGGTAGGCGATGGGAATGGCAAATTTTCCGTCCTCGCGGCGGGCTACGGTGCGTGAGAACGAGTGCAGCTGATCCCAGCGTTCCGCTGACCAGCTTTCACACGACTGTGCATACAAGCTCACCGCGTAGGGCACGAGGTTTTGCGAGCCGGGCCGCAGCATGCCCACCGAGTTAAGAAGCCCGGCAAGGCCTCTCGCGCAGAAGGCGCCGCGGCTGAATCCGAAGATGAAGATGCGGTCTCCCGGTTGCCACCGTTCGATCAGATATGTGTAGGCCTGGGCCAGCTTGGCCCGCAGGCCAACGCCGAATGCGATACCCATTATGCGGGCGGCGAATTGACCTATCGGGGCGTAGGTGCCGATGGCGGGGTCGGTGCCGACTCCGGGGTCGTAGTACGAGATCTGCCGGTCGGTCAGATCATGAATCACCATGTCGTAGCCGCGGACGACATTCGTGTTTCCCGCAGCACGGATTTGGTTGCCCGTGCCGTCGAAGCATATGACGATGTTCTTGGTCATCGTCGTGTCGTGTTAGTCCTCGCCGTCGTAGGGCTTCGGATCGTATGGCGAGGCATGAGGATTTTGGTAGTCGACATGCTCTTCGTTCCACACCCCGATGACGGCGGGGGACACCTTGGGCAGTGGGCCGATCAGTTCATTGCCGTTATCGAGACTCACCAGGAACTCCGGGGTGAAGTGCTGATCCTCGTCCTCCTGGTGGTGCTGGCCTGCAGCACCCGGGGTCATCATGGTCGGCGGCTGAGCGATGCCCATGCCGGACATTGGCGACACCGCCGGTGCGGCTGAGAGCCCCATGCCAGCACCTGCGGTGTAGGAACCGGCGATGATCGGCCCGGCGGCGAGGGGTGTGAGATCGGCGTTCTGGTCCTTGTCCTTGTTTTCGTCCTTGTTGGTGGTCGGCTTGCCCCACCGGCCGATGCCATAGGTGCCCGGCACTGATCCTGTGTTCGGACCGGTTGCGGTGGTGCTTCCACCTGAGGATGGTCGAGTTCCGGCGCCCGCTCCTGCGGCCGCGGATGCTGCGGCCGCAGGGGCTCCAGCACCAGCTCCGGAACCACCACCTGCCGCACCTGCGGCTGCTGCGGCAGCACCCGCGGCGCCGGAGCCGCCGGAGGCGGAGGCTTGCGCAGGGTCTGCCAGAGCCGCGGCTGCGGCCGCGCGTACAGCGGCCTCATCGATGGGCTTGATCTGGTCAGGCTTGATGTCCTTGCCGGCGCCCAAGCCGGATAGCGATGACGCGGCGTTGACCGGCATGGCTGCAGCATCTGCGAATTGCGGAGCGGGAGGAAGAGCGGGGAGACCGGAAGCCGCCTGCTGAGACACGGGGGACCAGACGTTCCGCATGATCATGCGGGCCTCGTCTTGTTTCTGCTGGGCTAGCGCTTGTTGGGCGTAGTACTGCTCGTAGGCCGCTTGTGTCCGTTCTTGGGGTTGGTGCACTTGAACGACCTCAGGCATGAGGCCCTTGATTTGTGTCATGGCCGTCTCAACCTCGGCAGGTTTGGTGGCCATGAGTGACATGCCATCGCTGACTTTTTCAGCATGGCTCTTGTAGTTGGAAATCGCCTCTTTCGCGGCTTCAGCGCCTTCGCCAGACCAGCTGCCATTGATGGCTGTGTCCAGTGAGCTCTTGAAGTTGTCGAGTACCGACTTGAACCCGGTGGCCAGTTTCTCCCACTCTCGCGAGACTGTGAGCGCGGATTCGGAATCGAATGCATCGGAAGCTTCCTTGAGCCGTGCATGGGCCCAACCTCCGAAGTCCTCTACAGGGATGCTGACTGACTCCGTCCCGCCATCAATATTTGCGCCATGCAGACGTTGTTGCGCGTAGAGCACTTCGCGTTCGCGGTTGCCCTTGGTCCAGTCGTCTCCGCTCACGGCAGCTCCTTCGTCTCGTGGCTCACAGATCTGCTATTAGGTTCTGACGTGGCGAACGTCGATCCGGTTCCATAATTCTTGAACTTTTTCGAGATACTCGGCATGTCTGTCAGTAAGGGAAGTAAGGCATGAAGGCCTCGATGTTCGCTTGGGCAGCAGACAAGCAATCGGGGTACGGGTCGAAGCCATTCAATCCGTCGGAGACTAGGACTCCATACACGCCAGTGGACGCGGCCACATCGATCGCACACCCATCCTTCCTAGGCTGGGTGGAGAGGTAGAAACTGAGCGCTTTTCTACCGTTGATCTCGAAATCGCGATAACCCCAATGGGTTGTGTCCTTCTTGTCCATCTCAAGGGTGTAGTTCGACGCCGATATGGAGAGGTAGTACCCAGACTGTGCTCTGTACTTGCACAAGTAGTTTTCAACCCCGCCGCCGTTGATTGAGTTTGGCTCCGGCGGTCGAGAGTCGAGCTTCTGCTGTGCGATGACGTTTGCCGGAATCTCCTTGCAGGGGTCGAAGGTGATTCGAGTGTGGCCCTTGTCGTTCGTTGGGAGCGGCGACGTCACCGGTGTGCCGGGCACGGATGGTCCGCACGCAGCCAGGACTACGCCAGTACTGACCAATGCCAATCTGCGAAGCAACATGTTCTATCGGTCGATTAACGACCGGATCCGCCAAACGAGTTCGCATTGCTATGGTCCGTTCGTTCGTAGGCGGCGCGAAGCGCGGCAAAAAGAGTCTTCATTTCTTCAGTGCGATCGATGTGCGATTGGAAGGTGTTCTCGGCGCTTTTGGCATCCCCGGCCGCTTTCGCCTGGAACTTCCTAGCCAGCTGGGAACCAGAATCGAGGTGCTGCTCAGCGAACCCGAGCTTGCGTTCGCTGAGCGTTTGAGCATCATGTTTTAGGCTCTTCAATCCGTCCATGTACACGTCGCATGCCGTAAGGATGGCCTCGAACTTGCTCGGGTCCAGGTGCAATACCAGGCCGTCGTTGTTGGCGCTGTTTCTCAGGTCGTCTAGCGACATCGAGCCCCCTCAGGTCATGGCCGGATTTGGCCAGGTCAGGTTCATCGTATGTGTATAGGACGTCGATCGTTCCGGATCGGTTCCATCGAATTTCGACGGGCACGACAACCCGACTATCCGCCCCAGCGTCGGCGCACCCCGGTGTACCGCCAGCCCAGCGCCGCCAACGCCCACGTCACGATGAACAACGCCACGATCACGTAACCCATCGCGGCCAGATCCAGCCCGCCTACCGCCGCCAGCGGACCCGTCGTGATGTTCAGCTTCTCGGTGAGAATCGAAATGATCTCCTGCGAGCCGATCAGCACGGCCACCGCCACCGACAACCCGGTGATCACCAGGTTGTAGTAGATCTTGCGTGCGGGCTCTTGGAACGCCCAGTCGTAAGCGAAGTTCATCAACGACCCGTCGAGCGAATCGAACAGTGACATCCCGGCGCTGAACAGGATGGGCAGCACCAGGATCGCGTACCAGGGCAGCCCGG
This window encodes:
- a CDS encoding alpha/beta hydrolase; the encoded protein is MKSHKAQIPAGLRHVLAVVAIIAVAVAGWQLNTNSPNGIGVMGLPGATADPTGPPGPTGDPGGMNGGQFQPPGLPPQQPGYQGGINQPPLDQNNGISIYNTGAQGAPQQAGQQGAQQSNPGQQPQRGTQIPDYQTATPYTQGPGKANPDYQAPQQNTPQQGSQQQPQQRQADQQQNQQSDQQQNQQDQDKQDSEQRRQQCDEVAQHYQIAETVWNTGASGGSYVGGQLVPGREGPGEDGCNCSNTRNNQKQSKDEESQKCKGQPVNVPDGQAASAIASGPNDANTALQSQMAEQKKWLENRRDEINDSFLRRNIGNRGELSNINDRLNEIKSIENALAQSPNTYLVDFNGPGTPTTGRGMWDTSERILAAISVGNPAVADHVSVTVPGITSWTSSSFSSMVPEAYNLAVEGGKQLQLSGHGGETLASIAWIGYDAPGIDLGAATPSKAAKGAQNLKLFLSMMQATNPNQTVALFGHSYGSLLSSYALKNGASEYVDYAVLYGSPGLAAGTPGGLGMSPDRVFAMLAENDLIGGINPLWSSPYKGNFKQLLADQGGCSPLDNQFRERAYGHSEYPRKGSNNFLRVSGYNLATVLINQPGLAIPAEPGIITKEMK
- a CDS encoding LppA family lipoprotein — protein: MSAERLQEEIAKLAPKGSSEEGYAAAEAAIAQMADQIAALVPGLTWKWHDDGLHWLSCLQDTRYETPAEESVLAVTRNTRSALFSGPIPEDVWPAAVKIVEDKARGFGITQWAGNTDVAQNHDIVIHDNDYNPDPNNQWTNSFEIGTRVVARLAGSVGCRLWQKTLDRYQSEQGNPPASGTR
- a CDS encoding LppU/SCO3897 family protein, with amino-acid sequence MTDSINNDTDETPRSEQLDDDATTGPVQSGSHHRQTSRPLIRRWTLSASAALLVVAALAVADMIWWRRAGHGLWWFLVAALAVAAAWLLATRTSRTGRRALAAGIVAILAAVAVGADYLAISQGWLARQFTDKEIATAWEQAWKDLDKAPQAPPDFTILPRQYPDPAQKASTANTAAPVGACAQLGGTTAHSTLSVVPCDSERSNVKIIQQVRHPRECVRDADQSYYHNGPDGQWTACLDYAWQTSRCLAISPGKIINVACDDPAIPNKEKPVRVFRNVNHTHDCAQGGFAHPVRLYTICTETQP
- a CDS encoding LpqN/LpqT family lipoprotein; its protein translation is MLASGCTAIVDGDAIATPGEEGKRLTNPKCSSVSVPLLEVPLDNDSEPRVEVPQPAGWERVKRFESGVVRVYLSAPDLQAKGFVPNATVAMADLTGKVSTEEAAFAAEQQGLEMFGITDLVEATGTICGYPSKTLTYNMGLGKIPVHRVTTTVVAVKNDRKIFTIGVSVQALDDTVGDFDSARETILAGLQVSPPATS
- a CDS encoding DUF2235 domain-containing protein, which gives rise to MTKNIVICFDGTGNQIRAAGNTNVVRGYDMVIHDLTDRQISYYDPGVGTDPAIGTYAPIGQFAARIMGIAFGVGLRAKLAQAYTYLIERWQPGDRIFIFGFSRGAFCARGLAGLLNSVGMLRPGSQNLVPYAVSLYAQSCESWSAERWDQLHSFSRTVARREDGKFAIPIAYLGLWDTVSAPGIFKRSMQWPYAPSVPNALAGRHAVAIDEKRRPYREYLIKYLGDQRLVDEAWFAGIHSDVGGDYADDDRLSDIALKWVIDGAAQHGLLLNTEKYQRYCSVEPTYAMGEIHRVNWLWALLIFRRRRIPNGAWIHASVADRVAEDDTYRPSLPERTTIIDSQWASPATDIRM
- a CDS encoding DUF3558 domain-containing protein, whose protein sequence is MLLRRLALVSTGVVLAACGPSVPGTPVTSPLPTNDKGHTRITFDPCKEIPANVIAQQKLDSRPPEPNSINGGGVENYLCKYRAQSGYYLSISASNYTLEMDKKDTTHWGYRDFEINGRKALSFYLSTQPRKDGCAIDVAASTGVYGVLVSDGLNGFDPYPDCLSAAQANIEAFMPYFPY